In Athene noctua chromosome 11, bAthNoc1.hap1.1, whole genome shotgun sequence, the sequence CAATCCCTAGTGGCATGTAAATAGAATTTTGGGAGTGTGTGGTGGAaattttaagaattaattaaGAAACAAAGCCTCTTAACAAGTCTCAAGTCTTTTACTGGGACTAAAACACCCAGGTCGAGATATTTACATGCCTCATTCCAACTGATGGAAACAAGGAATATGCTCATCCCGAGTATGAGGGCCTGGATTATTAAAGTGCAatgttttctaaagcatttttaGCTTTTTGTCCTACTTTAATAATGAAGAGAGACCAtgctggttttgccttttttcagaAAATCTACCTTCTAATGCTCAAGCTGTGTGGCAGTACTGAATTTCAACACTGTTCACAACTTTCTagtttgctggggtttttgggttggtttctttgcccttttttttttaatcttcagaagCTTTTCTAATTAGCTAGACTTCCGTTACATTTAAAAgatcacacacacaaacccacattTTGGGCCAAAACTTAGACAAGTTTGTCCTTCTGAATAAATCGGTTGCACAGTGTTTCCTTCTAGCCATCTGCATTCTTTCCCTTTACCATCACTCCCTAGGCAACAGAAACAAAAGCTCTGTCTCGCATATAACTGCTGGAAACTAACAGCTGCAATGCAGTTTATCGCAGTTTCTCTTCTACAGAGAAGTTGACAGCATTAGATAATTTACACATATTGGGAAACAGCTAATTACCAGAGGAAATGAAAACTCATTTAGGGAACAATGTAACTCATTAGAAGAATCCTGTAAATTCTCATCATTTTGAATTTCAAGTACCCTCGTGCAGGTTTTTAAGTGATCACTAGAGGGCTCCCCAAAACCAGGGAATTTCAAACAATGCACTTGAAAGGAGACTTCTGGCAAAAATTCCAGGCTATTCCAATGAGATTTCCCTAACAGAAACTGGGCATTTTAAACAGTCTGGTTATCATGTCTCAGGGGATCATCTACAAAAGACAGCCCACTCTCAAGGCcgttttattttctattccagCATTTTTGCTTTCTGGGAGTGGCAGACTGTGCTGTTTGTAAGAAcactccattttctttcctcccttcctctagGAGGCCTACAGAAGAGCAGCAATGAGCAGCTCATTGCTCAAAACCTACATGCAACTCCACGTGGTAGAACAGAAAAGATATTCACCCTATTGTGCTTTCTTGAATATCAACACATGGTAGAGCACCCCAAACCACCCTATTTGCTCAAACAATTTAAGACAAAACAAGTTACCCTCCAGCAGTTCCAGGCTGGCACCACCTCCTGTGCTGACATGGCTAACTTTATCCTCGGTGTTCCACTTTGCACAGCAAGTGGCTGTGTCTCCACCACCTGTAGTACAAACAAAATCAGTAAGACACACAAGAAATTCAGATTTGGTTCAGTTTAAGGACCATAGCCTTGCTATGGGCTGGTCCTTCTCCCAAATACTCAGcaatttttaaatgcagtttttaaagcCCTATTTCCAAGCTGAAGGACAGATGAAAACATGaactaaaaaaccccaagctgacaagtatttttaatatggTATTGGCAAGCAGAagcttttttcctgtatttagaGAGGCAAGAACACGACATACAACTACTTACCAATAATGGTGATGCTGCCCTTTCCAGTTACTTCTACCACTTTGTCCATCAGGGCTTTGGTTCCTTTGGCAAACTTGTCCCACTCAAAGACACCAACTGGACCATTCCACACAATTTGCTTGGCCCTTCCCACAACTTCAACAAACTTCTTCACACTTTCAGGGCCGCAGTCCAAGCCCTAAGACAAGTAAGAGAAGCCACAGATATACTTACTGCCGACCCTCATTTCATATCACCAGTCTAGCTGGAATGCTCAGAAGCTCCCCTCTCAACCCTGGATATGAAGCAAGAGTTTCTCTGTATGCACTGAATACCAAGGAACAGAAAGatttgccagcagctgctgcagtagGGTGGAGTCTGGTGTATTTATCTTCCTAGTACaaataagtaatttaaaaatcaatatcaGATGCTTGAAGCCTTGGTTAGAAACTTTTGCCAACTCTGCTTAAATTCCAGTCAAATGAAATGGATTTCTACTCCATTCAAATCTGAAGGTTTTAGAAGAATTTTGCTGTTTTAATCCAAATCTCACAAAAGCTACTTTAGACTTAAAAATTCAGGACAAACAGCACTGCTTCAGTTTCATTAAACCAACACACTCTATGCAGCTTAACTGCCTTCAGAAACCTTTGCAAAGCATCACAATTACTCTTTGGACTCCTTTAAGAGGTGTCCTTCCCACCTCACTGCTGTCTGCTACTTGGTTTAGTCCTTCATCTATTAAAACCTACCATCCAGCCAGCAGGAATGCCTGAAGCTACTGTGGCTTCCCCAGTCTGTGCATGCTCATCAAATTTGTCTGCAGTGATGAAGTCAACAGGCAAAGTAATCTTCACACCGTTCTTCTCTGCCTTGGCCATCAGGTCCTTGACAATTTTTGATCCCTCTTCATCAAACAGAGAGTTGCCAATCTAGAGAAATTATTTGGGAAAAGTAAGAGAGACATGTTTGTTTAGCTACTGGTCATCACAGACGAGAGTAACAGCAGTCATGACAAACTGTTCAGACAGCAAATTTTGAAAGACTGTCTTCTTGAAGCTAGACAGACCAAGATAGACATAGATAGACAGTAATCCAATTTTTGCAAAAGTGATTGTCAAGTTACTTCCCAGTGCTTCCTACTCTTGCAGAGAGTGGAGATAGCCAGTTCTCAATACCAGAATATATAAGGGGCATTCTGACCATATTCCTCACCAGGAGCAGACACAGAGTTGCTCTTTCATACCTCCATGTTGTTGATCACTTTGAGGAAGGTGAACGCCATTCCACCACCAATGATCATCTCATTGACCTTATCCAACATGTTACTGATCAGCTGGATCTTATCCTGAACTTTGgctctggagagagagagaaggaaaaagaatgaataaTGTAGCCATTGCCCCAAATTCCTCAGACAGAACTTACTCTCCAGTAATCTTTACCTAAGACAGCATGAAGCCTCACAAGGACTTCTTGGATCGAAGCAGGATGAATCAACTGCTATTCACTAATGGCAATATCATAACTGTGGCACGTCAAGGCCACTCTCAGAGTATGATTCAAAACAAAGGAGTTGTTGGGAGCGGGCAGAAAGGGAATGTGGCAATTTAGCAGGTCAGCAAGAAACATCAACTTTCAAAAGCATTATTCAGCCCGCcaatttcttttcctatttaaAGATAAACCCCGTTTGGCACTTCAGCAAGGCAGAGATGAGAGCACTGCCATTCACAACCACTGTCCAACCCCGGATCCTTTGCACCAGCCACCCCACACCCAGCTCCTGTAAGCTGTCCAGGCCCGGCGCTCCATCACACTCACAGTACAGCTTCAACCCATCATGATGATCTGTGATGCAGAACTGCCCTGCCTAAAAGCAGATGACTGCTTTTGGCACGAGATAAAAATGATTGGTAACAGAACAATTCCAACATTTCTTTATACAGAAATGGCAGAGGAGGCAGTAAACAGACACAGATCTCCTGTCTTCCCTCTTAAATGCCATGTACGGAATTTTTGTTATCTAAAAGAAAACTTCATAAAAGATCTTAGAAGCAACCCTGAGATAAACCTAGGCTGACACTTGGGAGACTTGCATTACAGTCTTAGTTTGAACATGCCCTGCTTGGTGACATTAGACAAGACCATTTCCTCTTACTGCTTTAGTTTCCTCACCTCTAAACCAGGGATAACGATATGAACtttattaataaaacagtttCAGACCTAACCGTAAGAAACAGGTAGTGCCTCTATAAATCCAACCTTAGTGACCATGGAGGGCTCTGGTGTGAACCAGCCACCAACCCCAGTTTAATCCATGAAGTTGTTAGTGTTGCTACACTGTGGGAACTGAACTGGTAAAGAAGCACTGATGGGATGGAAGAGAGCCACAGCAAAACCCCTCAGGGCCCATCCTGCCATGTGCAGCTCCAGGTTAAGAGATGTGAAGGAGaattagatttttgtttctttcccttgtACATACCTTGTTCCTGGCACTGAATTACTTCCCTGAACATGGTCTTTCCTTGCCAACACGTTTCATTTCCACGTTATTCATTACTACAGTTGTTCTCAGTTCATCTTCTAGACCCAATTTTGTTATATATAAGCATTAACAAACCTGTAGCTAGACCACATGCAACTTCCAAATGTGACTTCCCTCTGGTATTATTGATCAGGATTTGGTCAGTCTGCTGTCCCACCTCAGAACCAGCTGCATCACCAGTGCAACAGTGGTGCTTTCCAACAGCTGAAGGTATGTCTGGCTCTGAACTGCTCTCAGAGCTCCTTCTGTGACTAAGATGCAGTTGGCCACACAATCAGTTCAGCATCAAGCTCATAGACTGGGTCATGCTCATCACCGTTGTTATGCACCTCTCAAAAAAGGTTATTTTGTTTACACCACTTCTAGACTTTATTAACAGGCCTGACATTTTAACATTTTGGCCATCCTAGCTGCTGCTCTAACTTACACATCTGATAAGGTAACTAATAAACTTTCCCTTGGTGATATACCTGCAAATTCCATCAAAGGCAGTGAAGAGTGTATAGCACTTATTGGTGGGTCACCTGCAACTGTAAACCTTGGAAGGGTACTAACAAGAATTAAAAAAGCATTGTTCAGTATAATAAGGTTATAACCAAGGTCACAGAAGTTTAAAACTTTATATGAGAACTGAACACCACTTCTTAAAAAACGCATTTATGGGCACAAAGAGCAAGAATAAGCCACATACTTCTATCAAGAACACATCAATGTTACGGTGTCCCAGCTTTGTGTTACTTagcaaagtattttaattcaCCTGATGAACTGAAATACACTGTCATAGAACTACAGTGCTGAAGTGGATACACACGTGAGAAAACTGGCAGCAATGGGAAACTATTTCTACACGGAAGCAGTCACTTGGTTTTGCACCATCAAGTTTCTTTGCACACTAGCTGCTGTGGAAGAGGGAGGCCCATCGAGCTACAGCAGGTCACCATTGCATAATGACAGATCGTGTCAATTTACACAGTGCTGAGCCTGCAGGATACTTGTACTCTGAACTGTGGAGGAAAGGTCACTGACAGTTTCAGGGCCATCATGTGTATCTAACAGCTCTTCTGGTTCATCTGTACAACGATCTGCTGTGGACTATCTCAATTTGGGGAATGTAAGAGGTCAGGAGATACAATGAGCAGACCCTGACAGTATCATCACAGGAGCAGACATAGTCAGTTAATTCCTCTCTGATTCACATTTTACAGAGATCTCAGGATTTATCTACAAATCTGAACTGTAGGTACAGTTAAAAGGAAAGCACTTGTTTGAACCAagccaaaataaattttcatttcttacaGAGGAGTTAAAAGAGAAATACGGAATCAGTATGTTCTTGAGTCTTACCCTCCAAGAATTGCTAAGAAGGGTCTCTCTGGACTCTCTAGGGCCTTAGCAAAATAATCCAGTTCTTTCTTCATCAGGAAGCCAGCAGCCTTCTGAGGCAGATTGACGCCTACCATGGAGCTGTAGAATAAGAGCGaggaaaggaaaagttttctATCAGTACAGGTCCAAATACCCTGTGTCTCACAGCATTACAAAGCTAATCTGTTAGTCAGCTGCAGCAATAAGAATAGCTACTACCtgcaatgaaaacaaacacaaggtTTTTGTTTTCCTAGTTTGATAAGATGGCTGGACATGCTTAGTTTATGAGATTGTTTTTGCACAGACATACTGATATGCAAGACGTTTACAGAGTTAACTAGTGATCCAAAACACTGAGAGACAAATAAGCATAGCAAGAGCAAAGATGTCTTCCTCCAGAGCAGCACTGGATTATGAAATCAAGCTCAAAGTGGACCACTAGAGTTTGCAAGTACACAGATCTAAACACAACTCCATGACAATAATCCATCTGGAGCTGTTAATCTTTTGGAAAGGAGGTCTGTAACTGCAGGACCATTTATACAAGCCCTaagcaagtaatttttctgtcttcaaggGCTAAAAAGTTAATCCAAATCTTTAAAGTTTCAGCTGTCCCCTGTTCCGAGTGGCAAACCTCAAGAGCATACAGTACTGACAACTACCTCCACTAAATCTGTTACTTGGGAACAAACACATCAAAATGATAATGGGATAAGCCCAAAAGGAAGTTAAAACGCATTGGGGACAAAGCTGTATATGTTTCCATGGCAGACATCATTCTGCCTGTGAAAGGAAGATGGATACACACCTGTGAGCTCGGTGGGCAGTTCCAAACGCATCGTTGACATAGACATCTCCCAGTTTAGAAAGAGAGGCTCTGAAAGCCTCCACTTTTGCAGGCTCAGCCTTGatctaaaaagagaaagaatgacaaGTTTGTGCTATTCAGGCACACAGAGTTGAATCTGAAACTAAAGTCAAAGTCAGCAATTTGACTTGTAAACCCAAAGCAAAGAAATTTCAGTCAGCTGGAGAAACTCATCAGTTCATCCTGTCAGTCTCTATTTCATATGCTCTTTCCCAGTCTAGTAGGAGCCACAAAACGGTTTAAGCGGTTTAAACTTCACGTTGAACATCCTGGAACTGCTATTACTGCTCCCACTTCTAAGTTTCTAGTCTATCAACAGAGCAGGAATGATCTGCAGCACTAACCTTTCAGTCTCCCTCTAATAGATTTCCAGTTTTGTGCAGTGAACACAGGTAACACAGAAAGGGTGTGCAGAAACAAGGCAATGCTGAGATGAGACAAACTCACACTCATTTACTGAACAAAGAAAGTGTGGCCTCCAAGTGCCATGGATAAAAGGATGaactcctgaaggactgcacacTAAGACAGGCCACAATGAAAGCAGCCAACACAGGAAAGCTGGAGATAAGCTTAGCGTGTAGTGGGCAAGGACAGATGCATTTCTGTTAAAAGGCTTTTTCTCCATCCTCCAAGCATCTGACAAAATCCTCATGGGATGGCTGTTTTCTTTCCCACCATGGAAAGACAGCAGAGCTTGCTTTGACAGCAAGTGACTGCTCAGACCTAATTTACCACCACTTGCTCTTAAGAACAGCTCAGACTGGCAGTGAGGTGATCAGCGTTCCAAGTGCCTTTCTGCTTTGTCAGCTCACCATGCCAAGCGAGGGCTCTGCCAGCACCCAGGTAACACCACGGGGACAACAGCAGGAAGGTATGCTAGGACATGGCAGATGGGTTCAGCACAGGTTGGGGCCCTTTCATCCACACAGCCTGAGCAGAAGACAAGCCAAAGGGACTACACAGATTAGAGAACAATGCTGTCAACTGCTCCTTTGCTTGGTAAATTGCCTGGCTTTACACAAAGAGATTAAGTATTCCTGTTAAAACCAGTAACATCTGTAAGCAGAACACAAGAGGCTCTGAAAAGAAGGAACCACTACCACTTGATCTGCTTTGTAAAGGCACAATTTCTAAGCACCAGCTAGTTATGTGCAGTCTTGTATTGCACCACTATTTCCATAGCACTGGCTTTCACCTCCATTAGGACAAGAAGCAGGTCTGTCAACAGCATCTCTCCTGTTGTGCTCAACTGCAGCGCATGCTTCTGTATGCATATGCCCAGCTCAGTGATCTGAGAATTACAGAAATGTGCAGAACCAAGGCTATGTttcccaaaataaattaaattcttgGCCCACTCTTCTCCCTACCACCATACTGGCTTTCAGTGGCACACAGTTCTAATAGCAAATAATTCCAGACTTGCTCAATTTCTCATTGCCATCTTCAAAGCCTTACTGGTTCTCTGGGCTATTTTTCTAAGCTACCGGAGTCTTGTGTCAGCCCATAAAGGGCACCACACGAGGTCAGCATTCCACTCCACACACTGAATCTGAAAGGAGCCAAGGCCTGCATAAAGTCAACAGGGTCACCATCGCTAAGAAAAGCAGCTGTCTGGAGCAAGCATTCTTCCTGACCTTCAAGAAAATGTCAGAGGTGCAAGGCAGCCTGGTTCTACATGACTACTTTTAAGAGCAGACAAGCTTATAAAAGCGTTTGATAATCCCTATGCTGCAGAATGTTTAAACATTATATTAAAACATTAGTCAGATAACCACAAAAGCAGCATAATTCTTATGGCCCCAATGGCAACAAACTATCTCCAACAaaccttgttttttgttttagaCATACCAAAATAAAGTGTAATAAGCAGCAACCAATTTCCTGCACAGCCCTATTTtgctcatttttccttcttttacaaACTAGACCACCTTTAGCAGTTATCTATAGCCTTCCACTTCAGCTGTTTCATCTTAGAAATTCCAATGCATTTGACTTAAGTTTTTGCACGGCATGGTACAAATGATCAGACACATTGAACTAAACATCTTTGACAACCTTCTGAGAGCAAATTCATAAACAGCATTTTAGACAGACTGCTAACTCCCTGCCGCTCTGCAGCAAACAAGGTTAGGAAGACCAGAGCAGGCATGCACAAAAGCTAGACTTGAAGTTTCACCTTGTTCCCTGAAGcatccttccctttcccttcttcttctACGTGGAATCGGAGGTTCTCCAGCAGGATGATGGAGCCAGCTGCAGGATTAGCACAGGCCTTCTCCACCTCAGGACCAACACAATCCTTCAGGAATAAGACCTCCCTGCAAACACAAGAGACACACTGTCATCCCACCAGTGAACCCtttcagaaaggaaggaaggCATCCAGATCCACTGACAGAGAGGGACTGATGCATCCGGATCACTCTTTTACTTCACCTGCCCATGAGCGCTTTAAGCTCCACAGCTACTGGGGCCAAGGAGAACTTCTCAGGCATGGGAACGCCATCCGGGCGACCCAGGTGACTCATCAAAACCACTGACTTGGCTCCATGATCCAAGCAGTGCTTGATGGTAGGAACAGCTGCCTTGATTCTGTAATGGCAGAGAAGAACTAATTAAAAAGGATTCAAGTAGAGTTTACCAGGCAAGCAGACTTAGTAACCATTTACACAAGAGCCCTGGGAGATGTCCCtcaaaaatgacaaaagaaagGGCGTGCAAGAGCTGGACAGAACAATTACTGAAAAAGTCCATCCTACCTCTGGCATTCCCACAGTTCAGCCTACCTCTCATCAGAAGACAGCAGGACATGGCCACCAGTAAGTCTCCTTAGCAACCTATCCTGGCTAGCACATCTAGAAGACTAGCCACACCCAACAGAGCACAGCTTTCCCTGTAGAGCCAACCCAACCTACTCTTCTCCTAGGGACAGTGACAACCCTGAAGCACAGATCAGAAAACATCAACAATATTCTCTGTCCCAGAATGTGTCATATGTTTCACTGTTATCTTCCATGCAACACAGGACACAGAAGTGAAATGCATTTTGTCATCTAAATTCTGTTGATTGTAGCTAAAAAATGCCAGGACACACCTGAATGTGACCAGGCTTCCTGGTTTAGTCTGTGATCCTGAACCAATAAAGAAATGGTGGGGATGCAGAGCAGTGAGCATACTGTGGTGAACAAAACTGGCATTTGCCTGCGAGTGTCAGACAAGCAAGATAAGACATTTGGTATCACCATTTCTAAATCCTGTGTCTTtgcatgctgcactggaacaatTATTCTAACATAAACCAACAAGTTAACACAACCACGGGTGGCAGAAAGTCTTCTGGATACTACCaacaaataaatacagcaaatttTCGCACACAGCCAAAGGGATGTGGTTGTGAAATGGTCATAACACTTAACCTTATTTAAAGAATTAAGTTTAGGGTCTGTACAATTACTTTTTCTATACTTTCCATAGCAGTTATGGTGAGAAGAAGCCTTGTAGTTAGTGTAGTTTGCTAATAGCTGCAAGGGTTTTAATTAACAATTGTTGGACCTTCTCTGAGACACCTTTAATATTCTGGTACAAGCAATGACAGCTTAATCATGGTAGCATTCCAGGTACTGCTAACAGACAATGGGACTaaagtcagaaagaaaacagacttcGGGGCTTCCATTTCGGATAGAAATTATGGCTCACCTTTGATTGTTGGTTATTTTGTGATCCTTCATTGGAACATTGAAGTCAACcctaaaaaaacagaaataaattaaatactcAACAAATTTCTTTTACAGAGAGTAAGAGAACCTGCCAGTAAAGGCAGTGGCTAGAAAAGCAATGTTACAATTGGAGCAAGATATTTAGCTCTGCCTTTTACAGTTCTGTTTTGAAATGTCATTAGCCATTTTTGCTTGTAATAATAGAACACAAACAGAGAACAAACATCTGCTAGGATGACTTAGTAAAGCTATGCCACCAATACATCCTAATACTCACCACTGCAGTAGCAGTGATGCTGAAGCAGGAAATAAAACTGAGATTGAACAAGCTCTCCACAACCTTTTCATTAAACAACACGGTCTCAGATCACCAATGGAGCTTCCAAGGAAAAGGAAGTGAATAATGAAAAGTGACACTGTGTTCCCTAACAAGGCCTCTAAAATACTTGCTTGGACTACTATGCCAAGCAGGCAGGCTCAAAGAAGCTGTCCAGTTATTGCCTACAACTTCGAATTTCTGTTCTTGGCAGCTCTAATCTCCCTGCAGCCGAGTGCTGTGGCTTATCACATTCCCACTGGGAGACCTGACATAGATCCAGAGGTAACTTCCCTACCCGTGCCAGATGAAGGGATGGAAGGGAGGAGTTTCCTCAGCCGTGTCTCACCAGCATACCTTGTGCTCATGTGCTGACTAGCAGCAGCAGGAAGCTGGATTGCATAATGGCGAAGGCAGTAATTACTCACAGAGCTACGGAAGGGAACGTCTAACTGACTGTAACAACGTTATTAGAACAGGGAAAATGAAACACGGTTCAGCCTTCATCATTCTGTatctatattaaagaaaaataatttctggaagtTGCTTGAATTCTCTTGCTACCTGCTCAGCACAAGCAACAGAATGAAATAAGCTGCCAGCAAAACAGGAGTAGCTGAGCAGAAAGAAATTGAACTGGCAGCTCCACAGTACAGTGGATTAATTCtacaaaggggaaggaaaagcaccATTACCGTGCTATTATCTTAAAATGAGAGAAGTAGAGCTCGCTTTACCGAGCCATCAGAGCTACAAAAGAAAGGCCCAGCTCACTCTTCCTCCCCACTGCAGACAAGCGAAATCTGACCTCCCCTTGAACCCTCTCTCCTCCCCATTCCCAACTTCTCTTGAAGTTTCGGCAGTAGGACTGGAAGATAATCAGGTTATGAATATGCCAAAACTATGATgaatatgagaagaaaaagagaggtaTCAATTTTAATAGTACTGAGAGCACATGGCGACTCTCTTCAGGGAAATGAGATGCAGATTGGCACGTCATCTGCCGTTTCACTCAGTACCCCGTCACAGAATTGCACAGACACGTGCATTAGAGACCAAGAGCTGCTAACTTCTTCAGTACGCATTATGGGGACGGGTTTCTGGTCATCAAATTTCTAAGGAactacttcaaaataaaacaaagaaacaagatAAAAAGAGCAAGCGGTGTGACACAGACTACGGGGAAAAGACGTTACAATTTTTCTTTATCTGCCTACTCCCCCAGCAATGTAACACACATGGTAGTCACGCAATGGTGACCTTggacacagaatcccagaataaAAGCGTATTTCAAGCAGGAGGTATCATTATGTACCCCCGTGCCCGTACCACCCAATATCTAGTGGCAAATCCAACATCAGACTTTCAGCACACCTTGAGGTTTTATAAATACGCTATGAATTCCTATTTTGGGTTTTACACCAGGACGTGCGGAATACCTGCAATTCGACTCTTCTTGCGAAAAAgcataattataattttatttgggtagCTGGCCAGAACCGTATTTCCACTTTTTCATTGCAACACTTTCTGGATTtgcaggaaggaaagggagaactGAGGAATAAGCTTTTTTTGTAGTGCTTCCGCATAAAAGCATGGTAGACGGGCCAGTTTTCCCCTCAAACAGCCTGCGGATGATCCGCGTGAAGCAGAGCAGTTTGCCAAGGCAGAGTTCCTGCGGTTCCAGCCCCGGGGTGCGCGGGGCGGGCCCGCCGGCacctccccccggccccagcagcgCTGGGCACCATCCGCCTCAGCTTCGCCAGGCCTGGATGTACACTCCTCCCCCCTCACAAGGCAACAGATACGGTTCTCCGATGGATAATTCAGGATGCACATGGCTCTTCCAACAGTTGccgcagaggaaaaaaaaaaaacaccaaccaaaccGAAACTAAAATCCCCACAAAATGATCTGCCGAGCGCAGAGAAGCTGCAGAGAACTGAGATGACTTTACTGCTGCCTGGGGAAAGCTGCGCGGAAACCCGCCTGCCCCCCAGGCCGCGGGGAGCCCGCCGAGCCTCACCGCCGGGGCGGCCTGCCCGGACCCAGCGAGGCGGCTGGCGCAGGTTGGCCCCACCGGGGCCCGGGAGCGGCTCCCCACC encodes:
- the PGK1 gene encoding phosphoglycerate kinase 1; the protein is MSLSNKLTLDKVDVKGKRVVMRVDFNVPMKDHKITNNQRIKAAVPTIKHCLDHGAKSVVLMSHLGRPDGVPMPEKFSLAPVAVELKALMGREVLFLKDCVGPEVEKACANPAAGSIILLENLRFHVEEEGKGKDASGNKIKAEPAKVEAFRASLSKLGDVYVNDAFGTAHRAHSSMVGVNLPQKAAGFLMKKELDYFAKALESPERPFLAILGGAKVQDKIQLISNMLDKVNEMIIGGGMAFTFLKVINNMEIGNSLFDEEGSKIVKDLMAKAEKNGVKITLPVDFITADKFDEHAQTGEATVASGIPAGWMGLDCGPESVKKFVEVVGRAKQIVWNGPVGVFEWDKFAKGTKALMDKVVEVTGKGSITIIGGGDTATCCAKWNTEDKVSHVSTGGGASLELLEGKVLPGVDALSNV